In the genome of Solirubrobacterales bacterium, the window TACCTGGTGCTCGTTCTCAACAACCAGACCGCGACCACCGACATGTTTGCGGTGATCGTCACCCTGGCCCTGATCGGGATCAGCCTCTTCCTCCTGGTGACCCTGCTTGAGCGCCTGCTCCTGCCCTGGTACTACGAGTCCCGGGAGTCGGAAGGCGAGGGGCTTCACATCGATCCGGACGACCCGAGCTGAGCGCCCGGACAGCCGGCGGAAAGCTGAAATGAACGAACGAGGCAACAGGGACACGGCGGGCGATGGGTCGGCCAAGGGCGCTGCGACGACGATCGTCCGGGGCGCCTGGGTGCTGACCATGGGACCGGCCGGGGCGCTTCGCGATGCGGCGGTTGCCTTCGACGGCGACGGCCGGATCATCGCGACCGGCCGGGCGGACGAGCTGATCGCCACCAACCCCGGGGCGGAGCTGGTCGGCGACGGCAACGGCATCGTGATGCCGGGCTTCGTCAACGCCCACACCCACCTGACCGAGGGTCTGATCACCGGCATGGGTGAGACCGCCGTGCTCTGGGAGTGGTTCACCCGGGTGGTCAATCCGTCGGGCGAAATCATCACCCGGGAACAGGTCGGGCTCGGCACCCGTCTCAAGGCGGTCGAGATGCTGGAGTCGGGGATCACCACGGTCAACGACATGTCCTGCCACCGCAATCTCGGTTCGCTGGCCTCGCTCGGCGCGGTTGACGGCCTCGCCGAGATGGGCCTGCGGGGGATCGTCTGCTTCGGCGCGGAGGATCTCTACGACAACGCGCCTTCCGCCGATCTGTTCATGGCGGAGCATGAGGCGCTGGCCGACCGGATCGCCCCGGAACCACTGATCGGCTTCCGGGCCGGGGTCGGAACCGTGCTCGGGATCTCGGACGAACTGTTCACTCGAACGATCGCGGCCTGCGCCGAACACGGCTGGGCGGTACACACCCATCTGGCCGAGGTTCGCGAGGAGGTGACCGAGTCCAAGCTGACCAACGACGGCTGCGACACGATCGAGCACGCCGACCGTAAGGGTTTGCTGGACCACGAGGTGATCGCCGGCCACTGCATCTGGTGCTCCGAGAACGACATCGGCCTGCTCGCCTCCCGGGATGTGGCGGTTGCCCACAACCCGGTTGCGAACATGATCCTCGCCTCCGGGGTCTGCCCGGTGCCGCGACTGCGCCGGGAGGGCGTACGGATCGGGATCGGCACCGACGGGGCCGCCTCGAACGACTCCCAGGACATGTTCGGCGCGATCAAAACGGCCGCCCTGCTGCAGAAAGTTCACAAGCTGGAAGCCACCGCGATGACCGCCCCCGAGGTACTGGAGATGGCGACGATCGGTGGTGCCCGGGCACTCGGTCTCGAAGACGAGATCGGTTCGCTCGAACCGGGAAAGCGGGCCGATCTGGTCCTGCTCGATGGCAACGGACCGGAGCTGGCGGTCCTCCACGATCCGTTCCAGCAGATCGTGTACGGCGCTACGCCACGCAGCGTCTCCGAGGTCTGGGTCGATGGCGTCCACCGGGTGACCGGTGCGGCGACGATCGGCATCGACCGCACGGCACTGGCCGCCGAGGCCCGGGAGAACGCCCGGGACCTGGCGAATCGTGGCGCCATGAAGGGCGAGTCGGCCTACGCCGGCCCGCTCCCATTCGAAGAAGGGAAGTAGACGATGGCTGACACCAGCGACATCGTTGTGATCGGGGCCGGCCACAACGGCCTCGCCTGTGCCTCATACCTGGCCCGGGCCGGACTCTCGGTGACCGTGCTCGAATCCTCCGACACCCCGGGCGGCTGCATCTTTACCCAGGATCAGCCCTCCGGCAACCGGCTGGAACTGGGTGGCTACGAACATGGCGGAATCCGGGCTTCGGGGGTGACCGCCGACCTCGAACTCGAGTCCCGCTACGGGCTGAAGTTCCACGAGCGGGAAGAGATCCTCTTCGCCCCCTGCGACGACGGCACCCCGCTCGCCTTCTGGAACTCGCTGGAGCGCACCGTGGAAAGCCTGGCCGAAACGGTCGGCCGTGAGGAGGCGGAGCGCTACCGGGCCTTCTCCAACTGGTCCTCGGCCGCGATGAATGTGCTCGGCCAGGCCGAGTCCGGTCCTCCGCCGAGCATCCGTTCGCTGGCCGCGGTCGCTGATGCCACCCTCGGCTCGGAGGGTTCCCGGCTGATGCAGGCCCTGTTCGCCCCGGCGACCGCGATCGCTGAAGCGGCCTTCGAGGACGACCGGCTGCGCGGCCCGCTGAATCACTGGGCGGCCCACTCCCAGCAACCGCCGCAGGCGCCGGGCACCGGGGCGGGAGCGCTGTTTCTCGCCGCCTCGCACGGCGCTCCGGCGATCCGGCCGGCCGGTGGTTCCCGGGGCACGGTAGACGCCCTGGTCCGCTGCCTCGAAGACTCGGGTGGCAGCGTGATCTGCTCGGCTGCGGCCGAACGGGTTGAGCTGTTCGGCGGCCGCGCCCGGGCGGTGATCGCCGGGGGCGAGCGCTACGAGGCCCGCAAGGCGGTGATCTCGGCGATCGACGCCCGCCGACTCTTCCTCGGCCTGATGGACGAAAAGGAACTGCCGTCCTCGCTGGTCGCCGAGGTGAAGCGAATCCACTTCTCCCAGCACAACGTGGCCGAACTGAAGGTGGACGCGGTGATCGACCTGGTGCCGCACGTGAACGGACCGGACGGGATGGAGCGGGCCTTCATGCTCTCCGCCAACACCGGCACCGACATCGCCCGGGCCTTCAGCGCGATCGGGCTGGGGCAACTGCCGGAGCGGCCCCCGGTGATGATCGCTTTCCCCTCGGTGCTCGAGTCTGGCTGGGCGCCGGAGGGCCAGGGTGTGGTCTGGCTTTCGACCTTCGTGCCGTGGACCCCGGAGAACGGACCGTGGGACCGGAAGCTGCTTGAGGAAGCGTCGGACCTGACCTGGAAGACGGCCGAGAAGGCGCTCGGCTACGAGATGACCGCGGTCGAAAGAAAGATCACCGGGCCGGAGGACTGGGTGGCCCGTCACGGCAACCCGGGCTCCAACCCGAACCACATCGAGATGAGCATCGACCAGCTGATGGGGATGCGCCCCTCGGTTTCCCTCTCCGGATACTCGACCCCGGTCCCCGGTCTCTTCCTGACCGGTGCCGGCACCCATCCGGGCGGCGGCATCACCGGGGTTCCGGGCCGCAACTCGGCCGCTGTGGTGATGGAGCACCTCGGGATCACGAAGCGAGCCCGGATGAAGAAACTGCGCACCCAGGCGGCGATGCTGAAGGACGCGCTGAAGGCGACCAGAGAGTTGAGGAAGAACGCATGAGCAGTCCGAACGAGCCGGTGGCGGCGTCCCCGTTTGCGGTGGTCGACCAGATCACCGACTACCAGAAGTCCGCCCTGATCGGGACGGCGGTCGAGCTCGGCCTGCCGAACGAACTCCATGAAAAGACCGCCACCCTGGCGGAGCTGACCGGAGTGCTCGGCACCGACTCCCGCGGCACCATGGGTCTGCTCTCCGGCCTGGTCGAGTTCGGCCTGGTTGAACGGGACGGGGACCGGTTCGGTCTGACCGCGGCCGGGGCGATGCTGGCCGACGAGCATCCCGACACGGTCGCCTGGATCGCCCGCAAGGAGTGGTTCTTCTACAAGCTTTGGGCAGCCATGCCGGAGGCGGTCAGGACCGGCCACACCCAGACCGGCGCCTGGCGTGACCGGCTGGAAAACGATCCGGCCCAGGCCCACGACTTCCTGCGGGCACTGGACGACCTCTGCCGCCTCTACGGCGGCGGTCTGCCGGACCTTGCCGGACTCGAAAAGGGCGGCCGGCTGCTGGACATCGGCGGCGGCGCCGGTTCCCACTCGGCGAATCTGGTCAAGGCGGTCGACGGCCTCGAAGCAACCGTGCTCGACCTCCCCGGGGCCGAACCGGTGCTCAGGGAGCGACATCCCGAGATCGGCTTTGTCGCCGGGGATTTCGACCTGCCGCGCTTCGGCCGGCCCGAGGGCGAGCTGTGGGATTACGTGCTCGTATCGAACATCCTGCACGACAACCCGGCCGAACGGAACGCCCGGATCATCGCCGAGGCGGCTTCGCTGCTCGCCCCCGGCGGCAGCCTGGTGATCTACGAGTGGGTGATCGACGAGGGTCGCACCAGCCCGCCCGGCGTTGCCTCCTTCACCCCGATGATGGTGATCGAGAACGAGGGCGGCTGGACCTGGACCGAGGCCGAGATCGGTGAGTGGATCGAGGCCGCCGGCCTCAGGGCCCGACCGATGAATCGCGGCCAGGGCCCGATCGCCGCAATCCGCGCCGATCAACCCACCCCATAAACCCAGCCCCCAACGGTTCTGGAGCCGGTTTAGGCGGCATGGCAGCCACAATCGGCTCCAGAACGGCGGGGCTTTGCCGGGGACGTTTGGTTTGGGTCGGAATTAGGGGGCGAAGGATGGTGGTGTGTCGGCCGGGGACATGCCCCATGTACCCGGGGTGTCGGCCAGGTCCCACTCGATCCGGCCGCCGCCGGCGATATCCGAGAAACGCAGCCACGGTGCGGTGTGGCTCACGCCCTTCACCTTCATGTCGGTCACGTACGGGCGCCCGCGGGACGCGGCGGGAGCGGCCAGGCCGAGACTGCCCTTCCGTAGCCGAACGGTCGCCCGCGGGAAGAGCGGACTGCCGATGGCGAGGATGTCGGTGCCCGGCACCGCCGGGTAGAGCCCGAGTGCCGAAAGTACGTACCAGGCGCTCATCGCTCCGCCGTCGTCGTTGCCGGGCAGGCCGCCCGGGGTTGGCCGGAACAGGCCGGTCTGAACGTCACGGATGACCTTCTGTCCCCGGGCCGGCAGGCCCAGCCAGTTGTAGAGCCACGGGGCGAGAAAGGTCGGCTCGTTGCCGAAGTAGGCGAACGGTGATCCCTGGCCGGCCTGGATCCGGGTGAAGAACTGATCGAGCCGGACGGTCGCCTGCGGCCTCCCGCCCATTGAGTCGAACAGCCCGGCCGGGTCCTGGGGGACGAACCAGTTGTACTGCGCGGAGTTGCCTTCGACCCAGCCGTCCTTGCTTCCGGGAGTGAATCCGGGTGCGAACTCGCCGGTCGAGAGTCGGGGCTGCATCTCGCCGGTGACTTCGTTGACCAGGTGACGCCAGTTTCCGGACCGACTGCGGAAGGTTGCGGCCACATCGTTTCGGCCGAGGGAGTCGGCGAACCGGGAGATGGTGAAGTCGGCCAGCGCGTACTCGAGGGTGGTCGATGCGGTCCCCCACGGCTCGGATCGGAGCAGCACCGAGTGGAGCATGTCGTCCACGTTTCTCTCCTGCGGAACGTAACCGAGGGCGAGGTAGTCATCGAGCGCCTCCCGCTCGGTGTAATCACCGTTCCTGGTGTGGCAGCGTTCGCTGCCGCCCTTGATCATCGCCCCGAGTGCGGCCGCACTGTCGAAATCCCGAGCCCCGAGAGCCCAGGTCGAGGCGATCATCGGATCGGACGGATCGCCGACCATCACGTTGGTCTGCTGGTTGGCGTAAGGCCAGCGAGGTAGGCAGCCGGACTGTCTCGCGCCGTCGACCAGCGACCGGGCGATGTCGGAGGCGACCTTCGGCTTGATCATCGCCAGCAGCGGGATCTGGCTCCGGTAGATGTCCCACCCGGAGATGTCGGTGTAGTGGTTCCGTCCCTTCACTCTGTGGACCTTGCCATCCATCCCCAGGTACCGGCCATCGCGATCGTTGGCGATGCTCGGCTCGGTCAGGGAGTGGTAGAGCGCCGAAGCGAAGTTACGGCGGTCCTCGGGGAGCCCGCCCCCGATCCGGACCGTGTCCAGCTCCTTGCTCCAGGTCTGTCTTGCCCTCTTCCTCACACCGGCGAAACCAAGCCCCCTGTTCTCCCGAAGATTCCTTCTGGCCCCGGCCAGACTGACGAAGGACAGCCCGATCCGGACAGTTACCGTTCTCCGCTTTCCGGTGGCGAAGGTGGCGTACGCCCCGGCTCGGGCGTAACCACCCCTGGAGTGCTGCTCGGCCCCGGTGCTTCCCCGGCGCAGGCTCGTCTTCTGCCAGGTACCGAACTCCCGGAACGGCCGGTCGAACCGGATCACGTAATGGACCCGGTAGGTCGATCTCGGCTCGAAGCAGAAGTGGCCGCTGACCGAGGTTCCGGTGATCTCACGTCGTCCGGGACTGATCTTTACCCGGGCGTGGTGGTTTCCCATGCGGCTGCCGCCGGCATCGAAGGTCAGGGTTCCGGTTCGGGATTTCGTGAAACGAAAACGACCGACCGCGGTCCGCCGGGTGGCGGTCAGATCGGCCCGGACCTCCCGGCGAGTCCCGGGCGAGAGAGTCACTCCGTAAAAGCCGGGGCTCGCACTCTCCCGGCTGTGGCTGTATCGCTGAAGAAACCGGGGTCGGAAGTCGGCCGGATTGACTCCGGGCCCGCTCAGGTTGCCCGCCCGGGCGACGATCGGCAGGTCCTGGTAGATCGCGCAGCCGGCCCCGCTGAACTGGGTGACGGTGAAGTCCTTGATCCACCTCTCGCCGTGGCTGTAGCCACCGCGGAGGTTGGTGCGATCGGA includes:
- a CDS encoding amidohydrolase translates to MNERGNRDTAGDGSAKGAATTIVRGAWVLTMGPAGALRDAAVAFDGDGRIIATGRADELIATNPGAELVGDGNGIVMPGFVNAHTHLTEGLITGMGETAVLWEWFTRVVNPSGEIITREQVGLGTRLKAVEMLESGITTVNDMSCHRNLGSLASLGAVDGLAEMGLRGIVCFGAEDLYDNAPSADLFMAEHEALADRIAPEPLIGFRAGVGTVLGISDELFTRTIAACAEHGWAVHTHLAEVREEVTESKLTNDGCDTIEHADRKGLLDHEVIAGHCIWCSENDIGLLASRDVAVAHNPVANMILASGVCPVPRLRREGVRIGIGTDGAASNDSQDMFGAIKTAALLQKVHKLEATAMTAPEVLEMATIGGARALGLEDEIGSLEPGKRADLVLLDGNGPELAVLHDPFQQIVYGATPRSVSEVWVDGVHRVTGAATIGIDRTALAAEARENARDLANRGAMKGESAYAGPLPFEEGK
- a CDS encoding NAD(P)/FAD-dependent oxidoreductase, producing MADTSDIVVIGAGHNGLACASYLARAGLSVTVLESSDTPGGCIFTQDQPSGNRLELGGYEHGGIRASGVTADLELESRYGLKFHEREEILFAPCDDGTPLAFWNSLERTVESLAETVGREEAERYRAFSNWSSAAMNVLGQAESGPPPSIRSLAAVADATLGSEGSRLMQALFAPATAIAEAAFEDDRLRGPLNHWAAHSQQPPQAPGTGAGALFLAASHGAPAIRPAGGSRGTVDALVRCLEDSGGSVICSAAAERVELFGGRARAVIAGGERYEARKAVISAIDARRLFLGLMDEKELPSSLVAEVKRIHFSQHNVAELKVDAVIDLVPHVNGPDGMERAFMLSANTGTDIARAFSAIGLGQLPERPPVMIAFPSVLESGWAPEGQGVVWLSTFVPWTPENGPWDRKLLEEASDLTWKTAEKALGYEMTAVERKITGPEDWVARHGNPGSNPNHIEMSIDQLMGMRPSVSLSGYSTPVPGLFLTGAGTHPGGGITGVPGRNSAAVVMEHLGITKRARMKKLRTQAAMLKDALKATRELRKNA
- a CDS encoding methyltransferase domain-containing protein; the encoded protein is MSSPNEPVAASPFAVVDQITDYQKSALIGTAVELGLPNELHEKTATLAELTGVLGTDSRGTMGLLSGLVEFGLVERDGDRFGLTAAGAMLADEHPDTVAWIARKEWFFYKLWAAMPEAVRTGHTQTGAWRDRLENDPAQAHDFLRALDDLCRLYGGGLPDLAGLEKGGRLLDIGGGAGSHSANLVKAVDGLEATVLDLPGAEPVLRERHPEIGFVAGDFDLPRFGRPEGELWDYVLVSNILHDNPAERNARIIAEAASLLAPGGSLVIYEWVIDEGRTSPPGVASFTPMMVIENEGGWTWTEAEIGEWIEAAGLRARPMNRGQGPIAAIRADQPTP
- a CDS encoding GH92 family glycosyl hydrolase, with translation MLAAGFSGIFPAPAGAAGLVEMADPLVGTGNSATDPKEQPGGTFPGATLPFGMVGFSPDTWSDRTNLRGGYSHGERWIKDFTVTQFSGAGCAIYQDLPIVARAGNLSGPGVNPADFRPRFLQRYSHSRESASPGFYGVTLSPGTRREVRADLTATRRTAVGRFRFTKSRTGTLTFDAGGSRMGNHHARVKISPGRREITGTSVSGHFCFEPRSTYRVHYVIRFDRPFREFGTWQKTSLRRGSTGAEQHSRGGYARAGAYATFATGKRRTVTVRIGLSFVSLAGARRNLRENRGLGFAGVRKRARQTWSKELDTVRIGGGLPEDRRNFASALYHSLTEPSIANDRDGRYLGMDGKVHRVKGRNHYTDISGWDIYRSQIPLLAMIKPKVASDIARSLVDGARQSGCLPRWPYANQQTNVMVGDPSDPMIASTWALGARDFDSAAALGAMIKGGSERCHTRNGDYTEREALDDYLALGYVPQERNVDDMLHSVLLRSEPWGTASTTLEYALADFTISRFADSLGRNDVAATFRSRSGNWRHLVNEVTGEMQPRLSTGEFAPGFTPGSKDGWVEGNSAQYNWFVPQDPAGLFDSMGGRPQATVRLDQFFTRIQAGQGSPFAYFGNEPTFLAPWLYNWLGLPARGQKVIRDVQTGLFRPTPGGLPGNDDGGAMSAWYVLSALGLYPAVPGTDILAIGSPLFPRATVRLRKGSLGLAAPAASRGRPYVTDMKVKGVSHTAPWLRFSDIAGGGRIEWDLADTPGTWGMSPADTPPSFAP